ACTGGATTCGGTGTCCCTCTAAAACAGTTGTTTTCTAACTTGAAAGTGCAATAAAATTACCTCAGTAACTAGGAAAAAAGATGCAGATTCCTGGGACCCAACCCTAGAGATTCTGATTGTAAATCCGGGGTACATCCCGGAAATGTGCGTTTTCATCAAGCACCCTGGGTGATTCTCATATAGATAGAGACTGTTCTTACTTTTAGAAGCATTGTTCTGGAAGTTTGGTGGTTGTTAAATACTCTTCCTGCCCAGGGATTTATGTTGGGTCTGGCAGAGTCTTATTGAACCCTGGGTTTTGTGTGACTCTGAGGAACTCCATTGTTTGGGGAGCAATTACTTCAGTgacattctctctccttttaggaaACTTGAGACCCCACCCAGCTAAGAAGAACAACCTGAGAACTCTGTTTCTGAAGGCCATTGAACTCCTTTAGAATCCAGAGGAGAGCTCTGAGATCGGTACAGCGGTTGTGCCTGTGATAGCTGAGTGACTAAATCATTGAAAGAGTCAGGGTAGTAACCACTTCCTTTGACATTTGACTCTTGGTCCTTTTGTTGCAAGCTCCTTCCTTGGTCTTGCAAAGCTGGCCGGGGTCAGCTTTGTGGGTCCaaaaaaaccctcagtgagagaGATTGGGACTTTCTATTCTCCATCCCAAAACATGTCACTGAAGACTTGAACACATCACCAAATATTCAAGAGACAGAAGATAGATTCCATCTATGGGAAAATGAACCTCTGAAGAGTAGTTTGGAATTGTTATCAGAGCCATTAATTGGAATACCTGAGAGTCATGTGGCTGAGGTTTCGGAAGATCCTGTCATGTCTCCAGTCCAGAGGAGAAAGTTAGACCCACTCCCAGGAAGCAGAGGCATTGTAGGAAGGCCATACGGACAAAGAGAACCAGGAAGAtcaagagaaaggagagagtggaggttCCCTGCCTCCCCATTTTTCCGATACCTTTGGTACCACTACAAAGTGAAGAAGATGAGGCTGTAGATAAAAAGCTGACCCTACGCAGTGCCCAGGAGGGTGATCCTAACCTTCCCAATAAGGTAGATATGAGACATAAAAAAATGAGACATAGGAGTGGCAAAAGTCAAGGTTTGCCACTTTTCCATAGGAAAAATGACATGCTATTCTTCACCTAGAGAGGGAGGTGTTGGGAGGAGCTTGAGAAGCAGACAAGGATTCTTGGGCCCAGATAAAGCATGAAAGAACTGGCTCAGAAGGTCATGTCTTTTCTGTATAACTGTGTTAGCTCTGAGGGCTTTTAACTTCTTTCTTCTATTTGCAGGACAGATTACAGAGTGAGCAGGATGACGGTACCTATATGATGCTTTTACCACAAATCATGGATTCGAGCCTcctgccacaaagccaatactgagacaggaggaggtaagcagcaagagggatTTATTGAACACTGTGTTCAAGAAACAGAGTtccccaaattctgtctgcctGAAAAGGGCTAACTGGAGGGTTATATAGGGAAACGGTCAGGGTTTAGAGATTTCCAGGAGTATTCACTCTTTTTTGAGGTGGACATAATGATGAAGTGACCTCTTGTTGACGTCTAGTGGGTCTCTTATTGCCATCCTGGTTTCGGTCATAAGATGGATCTGGACTTTGCTCAGTTATCTTGGGTGCTGATGGTATTGCTTATTGTCTTGTCCCCTGGTTTAATCAGCAACAAAAATTTcgattaccttgtttttctacgAAGGAACTTGTTCTTCTACAAAGGAACAATCgtgagacagattccagagcaagtaagcgacattttcaaagactaaagatttaatcacagcttatacagctaaacaagaaaatatattctcttatTTTTATACTGAAACagtaaagaaaatatattttctctacttcagtgCATCAGGAAAGTCAAAACCAGCCCTGTGGGCCCTCAGTGTCCCAGGAGCCTGGGCCCTCTTCTTCTACAGCGTTATCCTTGGCATCGCCACCACTGTGCTTCGGGAGTTTCCTAAGCAGTGTCTGCCAGACCTTTTCGAGGTCTAGGAAGCAGAAACCTCCTAGAAGAAAGGGCAACAAGCAGGCTGAGACAGGAGATGACGTAATGCTCCCGGACCTGGCCTGCTGAGGGGTCTGGCTAAAAACAAAGTGCAGCCCCACCAAAACCTGTAGTGACTTGAAGTTGGTAGAGGTTTCCCTCGTGTTATTTTTAGagttttctctgtatatcatTGTTCCTTTGAGTTGAGTTCTTGTTTGTCAGAGAGATAGGTAGCCATTTTAATGCTGAAATCCTCAATCTGAGAGGAAGTAAAACCAGAGTAACTTAAGAAACTTTTAGCTTAGTACTTAGTGCTGGGATTACTTCCTATTTCCTTCTTGTTAGGGAAGTGGGATTTGCTCTGGAGCAGTGGCTCCCAAACTTCGTGTATATTTCACTCCTATGTTAAGGTAGATCAGTTTTTCTTCTTAACTGACTTCTCTGAGGAAGGAAGctgtattataaaaaatataagaGGGAACAATTCCATCATTTTGGATAGTGTTTTCTGATACTGCCACCAGGTGGACTCCTcatacccagtgctgttgagtcgattcggactcatagcgaccccataggacagagtagaactgccccatagagtttccaaggagcgcctggtggatttgaactgccgactctttggttcgcagctgtagcacttaaccgctacgccaccagggtttccagactccTCATATTCacctcttttcattttcttttacctTTATCTAGAGATTCATTTTGCGTTTTGCTTCTTCAGCGCTTTCCGGACGTTCTGCTCCTTTCTACTTGATTTGGATAAGTCCCAGGGGGTGGTGGCAGCTTCTGTTCTTAAATAGGATACAGCTACCACTTCTTCCATCTCTAACCAATGTTTGGTTCCCTTTTTTGTCATGTGTCACTGAGATTCCTGGCTTTCCTCTGAACTGTACGTCTGGTGTTCTCTAGCTGTCTGTATGAAAAACATAGTCACACAAGGTAATTTTCCTTCCTTGTCGTTCTTTAGCCAGACTCTTACAGTGTCCTGAGTTCTGAGAATCCTAAAGAAGATGAACACTTTAAAATTTCAAGATCATTCCATTTTCCCTTTGTTGTCCTGGTGTGCTAGATTAAACTTCTTCTCAGAACATAAAATAAGAGTTTAAGAGAATCTTATACCCTCTTTTGAGGGAGTGTGTTTAAGAGTTTGAAAGTTTCCCTGTATCTTAAATTACCTGTTATTTCCTACTTAGTTCAGTTTCCCAGTTCATATAGGAACCGTAAGTAAAAGTACAGATGTAAATAAATATGCAGAATGCCTGCATATGAAGAAAATGAtatgctttattttcttcttcctcagCACTAACCCTGATAATTACTACACTAAAATTGAAGAATGTGACCAGTATGTTTGTTCAGTTTTGGCCTGGAACAGGGCTTTGTACTGTTGGAGGGATGTGCTTTGGGAGGGAATAGAATGAGTTGCAAGAGCGGTGTTAAGGACCCTCAGTGCTGCCTAGAGGAAGTAGGTAGGAATCAGTCTTGAAGACATCTTGTGATTTGGTGAGGATCTCTAATTAGAATAAAAATTTTAGAGGATGTCATACTCAGTGTTTGGAGTAAAATGAGGTACCTTTCTAACGTCAGCCATGCTTTGAGGCCTTCCAGTTAGCTAAAAAGTGTTTAATGATCTCATTTTGCACTCCCTTCAAGAAACAATGTTAGAGAGTATATAGTTTTAGTTGAACTAATTGGCCATTATAAATGGGCTCAAGTTATTACATAAAATTACAGGTTCTCTAGGCTATACCtatatttatgtacatattttCACAATTTAATACAAGAAAAGTACTCCTAGACCAGGCATAATGTAGGTAAAGTCCTGAGTCATAGAATCTGTTCTTAAAACCTCAAAGGAAGATAGGTATTAGTGTTGCTGTTAGTaccttatttttgttattgtttgttatcATATAAAATTTCAGGATGAGCTGATATAGAAAAACTGTTAGTTGGAGTCAACTTAGCCGTATCCTCAGCTCCATCTACGATACTGATTTTTCTGTAAAGTTTATTTACTCCAAATTTAGAATTCAAGTTTCAAATAAGGAAAAACCTATACAAGCACTGAGTTTTGACACTCCTTTGCTCATGTGTCTTGGCCTCTCGCTAAGAAACTGGAGAGTGTCCAGTCTTTCCTCTGAGGCCTTTGTAAATGATAAATTGTGCGTTCCTAAGTTTCAAACTTGGTGCTGCTGTCTTATGGCTTGAATTATTGAACATGGATTATGACTTAATAAAGCTatctttgaaaaatatatttagaaaaataatataactgtatcaaagtaaaaaattaaaaaataaaacctaataCCATTGATGAAAGATAAAGCTTAccccattaaacaaaacaaaaacaaaacccattgccattgagtcaattctgactcacagcaaccctgcagaaTAGAgtaagaacttccccatagggtttccaaagctggaatctttacgaaagcagactgccacatctttctcccgcagagcagctggtgggtttgaaccacagactttCTGATTAGCAACCTAGTGCTTAGCCACTACCCCTCTGAGATAAAGCttagaggtcttttttttttttttttttaaatctttcctaGCAAGCAGATAAGCAGATAATCGGCAAGTATAAAAATTATCTAAAGTATTCAGTTGCTTTTTTTGTGGAAACTCAAATAACTTTACATTAACTCACCACTCAGAGGTGGGTAGGTGGCTATTACTGTACTCATTAGTACGGGTCAGTTAAGCTGAGACATTAAGCTTTTCCAGTGATCTGTCCAAATCATTGGTGAGATTACATAGGAAATGAAAATACAAGTTTTTTTAAAGTGAATATTTAACCACTAACCTATGGTTTTATTATGATTGTTATTGCTGTGCTTCTTGTCACAACATTCCATATTGAAACACTTCCTACTgaccattttgtttttctcatcttGTCCTCACATTACTGTCTGAATATCAACTGATGTCATCTTTGCTTATGTGGAAAATTTTAACATGAAAGAATCCTGGCTAGTGTCAAATTACACAAAAGAACCAATAGAAAGAATTTATTTATTAACTGGGTTTTGACAGAAAAAGTAGGTGTTTTCTAGTCCTGCCCTCTTATTTATCAGAGGAGCCTGCCACACAGAGAAATTACATAACATTCCCAAGTTGGCATAGCTGTTTAGTGGCAAAGCTAAAACAAGTAATAGCTAATAGCTAACATTagattaaaattttgttttatatacatCATCTGTAATCTTCAAGCAATCTGCATAAGGTTGGTATTAATATTTTCACTTCACAGATGAGGTAAGTCAGATTCAGAAAGGTCCCAGGACTGGCAAGTGACTGAtatagaattcaaacccaggtctgccaGAGTGCAAAGCCTATGCTTATTACATTCTATCTCTCAGTATTATAATTTAGAAAATCTCTTTGTTGCTAATGCTGTAATATATAAGAACAGGCAATTTCTCTTATTTGCCAAAATTTAGTTTTTAGCCTTAGTACATATATAGTAAAGTACAGTCCAATTTAAAAACTGGAAGGACTAAGTCCAATTAAAAAGACCATTTCTTCCAGGTAAAATTTCTGTATTGGGGAGTGAGTAATAGTTAACCTAAGCGTGACTGGTAAAAGAAAGTTGCGGTGTAATATAAATACAGTTTTAATCATTACATCCAATTAATCAGAGACAATTACTTAATTGAAAAGTGATCAAGAATAAAGCGATAGCAGATAATCAAAGCAGCACCCTTGTCTTGACAGGGTCACAAGGCAAAGCATAGGAAAAATGGATTTGGTCCCATAGAAAGCTGATAGTCTTAAGAGCATTTCTAAACTGTTTTCAGGTGAATAGTTTGGGGCTTGGGTAGCAGAGAGATAGGCTCCATTGCTTGAAAGAAGTGTGTATACTCCTGCTAATGAATTCCAGGTTTTAAACAGGAAATTTGAGTTTTCTCACACTTCAAAACATTCTTTTCATTCTGATTTGACAAGGCCTGTTTCAAGATAAAAGAACAACAAAACTGGAAGATTGAAATCACTGGTCAAGGAATACTGTTCTTCAGTTTTTCAAATTCAAGGCACAAGGACAACCATTGTACATGGGTGAGCAGATTGGTGCAGATTTCCTGAGCTAGCTGTTTTCTGTCAGCTATAAAGAATTTCAGTCCTACACCCATCGTTGAACCTTTGTAGTTGACTATCTCAGATGAAGTAACAGCTGTCACCCCTCTGGCTCACAGTGCTAATTAATCTAGAGGATGTTTTTGACTGGGATTTCCCTTCCCCTGTACCATAGAGTCAGTCCTGCAGTTGGTGACTGGCTCACAGAAGGTTATCTCAGTAGAGGTTTAAATAGAGTACGTGTAGAGAAAGGCTCAAACCAGACCAAAAATTCTTTAAACAAGTTACATAATTCTAAATTAATTCAAAATTCTAGTATTTTATTACAGAATGATTTCTAACATGAACTTGATTTCTTCCCTGGTTGTAATCACCATTCTGATTCTGGGATGCCTGGGGTAATGCACAGGGCTGGATAATTACAGTGGTAGCCCTA
The DNA window shown above is from Loxodonta africana isolate mLoxAfr1 chromosome 20, mLoxAfr1.hap2, whole genome shotgun sequence and carries:
- the LOC104847043 gene encoding LOW QUALITY PROTEIN: uncharacterized protein LOC104847043 (The sequence of the model RefSeq protein was modified relative to this genomic sequence to represent the inferred CDS: inserted 1 base in 1 codon), with the translated sequence MSPVQRRKLDPLXRKQRHCRKAIRTKRTRKIKRKERVEVPCLPIFPIPLVPLQSEEDEAVDKKLTLRSAQEGDPNLPNKDRLQSEQDDGTYMMHQESQNQPCGPSVSQEPGPSSSTALSLASPPLCFGSFLSSVCQTFSRSRKQKPPRRKGNKQAETGDDVMLPDLAC